The genome window CCGGTTTCAACATCCAATTATCAAGAGCTGCCCCGATGACCGCACCGCGTTCAATCAAGGCTCGAATCTGCTCATCGTCAAGCTGCCGATCTCCCGGCACCAGCGAGCGACAATTGTGATGACTGGCCAAGACCGGGCCAGTGAAAACGTCGAGAGCCTGCCAGAACGATTCGTCCGCCAAATGCGTCGCGTCTAATAACATTCCGACGCGGTCCATCTCCTTCAGAAGTTCGACTCCGTCGGGGGTCAGCGGACCTTCGCTGCCGGTTCCATGACAATACTCGTTTGGCCCGTAGTGGGCAGGTCCGACGATTTGAAGCCCAGCCTGAAACCACTCCTCGACCTGACTCGGGCTTAGAATTGGAGAAGCCCCTTCCATGCTCAGCAGATATCCGATCGGCGGAGCAGCTGAACTTTCTGCAGCGCAATCTGAATCGGCATGCTTCCACTGACTGGATTGCTCCGTCAAATCATCGGCGGATGTCAACTTCCGCAAGACGCCTCGCTGCACCATCGCTTCGTAATAAGCGAGTTGTCCTTTGGCGGCAGCATAAGTCGATTCTCGCCCCTGATAGAACGTCAACTCAAAGCTTTTGCGGTGCAGTCGCGGAAGAAGCGTGGCGATGACGATTCCAATGCCAGCTTCCCGCAGCTCGGGGAAGCTGACCATCGCCTCACCGGGCACGATGCCGTCGAACTGGGATTCGAATTCTCGAATCTTGCCCACCGGCCATTCGAGATTGCGGTTCCACTCGACAGCATTCCACGCCAGATCGAGGTGAGCATCAAAGATCAACATGTCGAATTCAGTCTTTGAATAATGAAGCTGACCAATCTCAAGTCACTCAGCAGTTGATTTCAGATGACGATCTGCGAAGTCGAGATACTGCTCCCAATCGTAATCGGTAACGTCGTGCTTTCCGCTGCGGATGTGGTAACCGATGGTCCCTGAGTTGATGGGTTGATCAACTTCCGGCATTTCTGCGGGCGGCGCATCTCCGCCGAACCCATCTGTGCCCAGCAGTCGATAGACGGGGTCGGCATGCAATGCAGACAGAAATTCCCCATGCGGATCAGCCCATTGATCTTCGACGGCACTGGCGATGTAAACCGGCCGGGGAGCAATCGCAGCGACGAGTAAATGCTGGTCGACAGGCAGTTCGTCTTCGTTATCGTCGTACTTCAGGAAATTGTCACAGAACCAGTGTGGGAACGACTTGTTGATCCGCCGTACAGATTCTCCAAAACGGCGACGACTGAGAGCCGCTCCACCGCAACCGGAATTGTTCGAGATGACGAGAGCAAATCGTGGATCGCTGGCCCCTGCCCACAAGGAAGTCTTCCCGAGACGAGAGTGCCCCAGCACAGCGACTCGTTCTCCATCGATCGTTGTCGACTCCTGCAGGTAATCGAGGGCGCGACTCAACCCCCAAGCCCAGGCAGCGATGCTGCCCCAGTCCTTCGGTGAGATCGATTCTCCTGAGCGAGGATATTGTCCGTGAAGTCCGTTCTCGAACCCGTCATCAAAGTCGGGATCAAAGTCTCCGTAATAAATCGTGACAAGCGCATATCCGCGTTCGATAATCTTCTCGACTGGCCATCGAGACGCAGACGCTCCACGTGATGCCTCTGTTGCTTGATGATTTTCGTAACCGGAATCCGGCTTGTTCCGCATCCAGTTCTTGTTCAAGGTAATTTCAGGATCAGGATGAATGGAATGATTTCCACCGAAGTTGAGCGCAAGAAAGGCTGGAACTTTTTCTTCCGTCTGCGGACGATAGATCAACATGCGTGCGACAAGAGGAGCATCTTCATCTCCCAGCAAGAGATCGACTTCTTCTCGAATCGCTTTTCCACCGAGCGCATTCGCGTGATAGCTGATGAGTTCGCTACGTACTGCTTCCGGAGCGGGAGGAGCCGATCCGTAAACCTCCGCAGCGAACAGGTCGAGGATTTCCCCGCGTCGCTGGTTGATCCACGCATCCGCGTCTTCCACGACTTCTCCGGAAGTGGTGGTGAAGGGATCGGGCAACGTGAACTCAGGGATCAAGGATTCATCATAAATAGCATCCTGTGCGTTTAAAGCGGCAGCACTACAGACAAACGCCGACAGGCAAATCGCCAGGAATCGAAAATCGCAACTACTCATCGTGTCTTTTTCCTCGTTGTC of Thalassoglobus sp. JC818 contains these proteins:
- a CDS encoding membrane dipeptidase → MLIFDAHLDLAWNAVEWNRNLEWPVGKIREFESQFDGIVPGEAMVSFPELREAGIGIVIATLLPRLHRKSFELTFYQGRESTYAAAKGQLAYYEAMVQRGVLRKLTSADDLTEQSSQWKHADSDCAAESSAAPPIGYLLSMEGASPILSPSQVEEWFQAGLQIVGPAHYGPNEYCHGTGSEGPLTPDGVELLKEMDRVGMLLDATHLADESFWQALDVFTGPVLASHHNCRSLVPGDRQLDDEQIRALIERGAVIGAALDNWMLKPGYIKKVTPPETVSLEDVVDQIDHVCQLAGNANHSGIGTDLDGGFGKEQSPGDLESIAKLPKIDEILERRGYSSDDRERILSRNFIEFFVKNLPAKSS
- a CDS encoding acetylxylan esterase, whose protein sequence is MSSCDFRFLAICLSAFVCSAAALNAQDAIYDESLIPEFTLPDPFTTTSGEVVEDADAWINQRRGEILDLFAAEVYGSAPPAPEAVRSELISYHANALGGKAIREEVDLLLGDEDAPLVARMLIYRPQTEEKVPAFLALNFGGNHSIHPDPEITLNKNWMRNKPDSGYENHQATEASRGASASRWPVEKIIERGYALVTIYYGDFDPDFDDGFENGLHGQYPRSGESISPKDWGSIAAWAWGLSRALDYLQESTTIDGERVAVLGHSRLGKTSLWAGASDPRFALVISNNSGCGGAALSRRRFGESVRRINKSFPHWFCDNFLKYDDNEDELPVDQHLLVAAIAPRPVYIASAVEDQWADPHGEFLSALHADPVYRLLGTDGFGGDAPPAEMPEVDQPINSGTIGYHIRSGKHDVTDYDWEQYLDFADRHLKSTAE